A single genomic interval of Arthrobacter globiformis harbors:
- a CDS encoding helix-turn-helix domain-containing protein encodes MSDEPNKHRFLTIDQAAEELNVKQSLIRSLIRSGELRGVQVGGRGVWRIGANDLEDYIAEAYRRIAERVAAGDLQDDGESEAQ; translated from the coding sequence GTGTCCGATGAACCCAACAAGCACCGATTCCTGACCATCGATCAGGCCGCTGAAGAGCTGAATGTGAAGCAAAGCCTCATCCGGTCACTGATCAGGAGCGGTGAGCTTCGCGGCGTCCAGGTCGGCGGCCGGGGCGTATGGCGCATCGGGGCCAACGACCTCGAGGACTACATCGCCGAGGCCTACCGGCGGATCGCGGAGCGCGTCGCCGCCGGCGACCTCCAGGACGACGGGGAATCCGAAGCTCAGTAG
- a CDS encoding helicase associated domain-containing protein, producing the protein MAAWLQRRREDARAGHSRPRTGTGLPCFRAGRLPPPRTEADEGRWQDRLEALVACRDAGNDWPRHKVTVAGLEHDLGVWLHSQRAKLHRGELEGAKEQALDEALPGWRDGRQRGRKPRENGAAASISLGKA; encoded by the coding sequence TTGGCTGCATGGCTGCAGCGGCGCCGCGAAGACGCCCGGGCGGGACACTCGCGCCCGCGTACCGGGACGGGCTTGCCATGCTTCCGGGCTGGCAGACTCCCCCCCCCGCGGACGGAAGCGGACGAAGGGCGGTGGCAGGACCGGCTCGAGGCACTGGTCGCCTGCCGGGACGCCGGCAACGACTGGCCCCGCCACAAGGTCACTGTGGCGGGCCTGGAGCACGACCTCGGTGTGTGGCTGCACTCCCAGCGGGCCAAACTGCACCGCGGCGAACTGGAGGGGGCCAAGGAGCAAGCGCTGGATGAGGCATTGCCGGGCTGGCGGGACGGACGGCAGCGGGGCAGGAAGCCGCGCGAGAACGGCGCAGCAGCTTCCATAAGCTTGGGCAAAGCTTGA